CATCGCCGCTGGCGATGGAGCGTCCTTGAAGGCCATCTGCTTCAAGGCGGAGGACAAACCGCACGGCCGCATGTTGCTGGAAGGCAGGGGCCGCAATCTGCATCTGGTCGGGACGCTCTCGATAGATACCTGGCAGGGGACACCCAAGGTACAGTTGCGCATCCTCGACGTTGCCGATCCCCAGAAGACGCGCCTGTAAGCTCACCTCGGTAAGAGGCCATTAACCAAACCCTAAGGCTCGCTGCGTAAGTTTTGTTCACGAAGGAATCGTGAGGGAAAGATATGCGCGCTCAGAATGAGCTTTCGCCATATTTTGCGGAAATTGACAAACGCACCGACAACGCGCTGAAGGGCATCCGCGAAGTGCGCAGGTCGGCGAAACTGAAATCCTTGCCGTCGCAACCGAAGGGAACAGTCGCTGGAACCGGGTTCCTCGTGCTTTTCGCTGTTTTTGTCGGGTTTTTCCTGGATTGACCCGGACCCCCATTCGCACTTGAAATCAAGGCGCCGCCGCTCTTATGTCTGGCAGTTGAACTGTTGGAGATACCTGCTGCATGACCAATTATCCTATTGCACTCTGGTCCTTTAACCTTGGCCGCGCGCCGGCCTCGGTCGACGCATTGGCGCGTGCCATCAAGGATGAGATGCGGAAAGCGGCGGAAGCAGGCGCGAAGCTGCTGATGCTTCCGGAATATTTCATCGAATGCTGTCTTGCTTTCAAACCGGCAGGACTGCCGCCCGACCGTGAAATGGCGTTTCTCGCCGATGTGGGCAACGACTTGCTGAACCTGCTGGCACCCCTTCCTCAGGAACACGGGATTTCGGTTCTGGTCGGAACGGTGCCGGTGAAAACGGATGCCGGCATCACGAATACTGCATTTCTGCTGACCGCGGACGGCCGCCGGATCAGGCAGGACAAGCTTTGCCTGACACCTTTTGAGCAGGACCCCGATACCTGGAACCTGACACCGGGGAACCAGCTTGCCGTTTTTGAGCTTGATGGCCTCAAAATGGCGATCCTCATTTGTCTGGACGTTGAAATGCCTGCACTGAGTTGCCTTCTTGCGAAAGCGGATCTCGATCTCATCCTTGTACCGTCGATGACGGAGAAACTGTCCGGCTATCACCGCGTATACGGGTGCGCCAAGGCACGCGCAGTCGAACTTATGTGCGCCGTCGCCGTATGCGGCGTTGTCGGCGTTGCCAAAGGCACGACCCAGAACGACAGCAGCGTGTCTGGCGCCGCTCTTTACGTTCCTTGTGAAGAAACCCTCGGTTTCACCGGCATTGCAGCCGAAATTGCGGCGACAGACGGGACCAATTCCGAAGAACCGTTCCTGACATGTGCCGTGCCCCTGAAGGAACTGGATGAACTGAAAGCCGGCAAGGCTGAAGTGTGGCCGGGCGCCTGGAGCGCGGAGGCGGTATCGATCGTCGGAAATGCCTTAAGGTAAATTGTGGTTAAGTAATATGCCCGATGCACAAAGTGCGCTTTTGTCTAGACAAATCGAGCGAATGCCACTAAGTACACACCTCCATTGAAGGAAGGTGTGAAAGTGAGTCTGTCCAGATCGTTTGCAAGGGGGGATAAGTCGTGGCTGCAGGGGCTTTGGGGTTTGTTTTACAGGCCGGCCCGTTTGCAGATCGCTGCCCTGTGCATGCGTCCCGGAAAGACCGAAACTGAAATTCTCCTCGTTTCGACACGGGATACGGGTCGTCTGATCCTGCCCAAGGGCTGGCCGGAAGCTGACCGGCAGGATCACGAAACGGCTGTTACGGAAGCTTATGAGGAAGCGGGCGTCGTCGGGCAGGCAGACCCGCATGCACTTGGGACCTTCAGTTCATACAAGGGCCGATCGGATGGTTCAAAGGTGCGGACAAGGGTACTTGTCTTCAAGCTGCAGTTCGAGAAGCAGTTGAGCAAGTTTCCGGAACTGGGTCAGAGACAATGTCTGTGGCTGCCCTTTTCCGAAGCCGTTGAACAGGCCAATGAAAACAGCCTGAAGCGTTTTCTTCGCCGCCATCGGGCAGAAATCGCCTAGGAAATCTCTTCCGAAGACCTTTTTGCGCTGACGGACAGGTGCCCGGAAGCTTCGAGTGAAAGGTGTGCCCAGACCGGCAGATGGTCGGACGCAACGCGCGCGGTTCGGGATTTGTGAACGCCTGCCTTTTCCACGGTGAATTCCGGACTGGTTATGATCCGGTCGAGACTGCCGACGGGAAGCGGGCTCGGAAAACTCTTGCCCGGTGTCGTGACTTCGTAGCGTTCTTCCAGCAGCTTCAGGCTGCGCGCCGTGTCGCGCCATTCGTTCAGGTCGCCAATCAGCACCGTTGGCAGATAGTCGAGATTTTCATGCAACTGGTGCATCAGCGAACTGATCTGTTTCTTGCGGAAGTGCCCGAGCAGACTGAGATGCATCGCGGCCACGCGGAACTTTTCGCCGCCGATCTCAAGATCCACCGCGACGGCGCCGCGTGGTTCCAGTGTCGGCAGTTCCAGCTTTCTGAAATCGACGATCCCGATCGAATCGCGGACCAGGATCGCGTTGCCGTGCCATCCCAGGCTCTTGCCGTTCTCCGAAAAGGGCACTGGCCGGTAACCGGTTTCCGAGAGGATCGTGACCCTATCCAACGTGCTTTCGCGCGGACCGAAGCGTTTGTCGGCTTCCTGCAGCGCCAGAACGTCGCAATCGAGTTCACGGATGACCTTCAGGGTCCGTTCCGGGCGGCGACGGGCATCGACGCCGATTGCCTTTTGTATGTTGTAGGAACCGATCTTCAGCATGCGGGAGAGAGTTGCGGGATTTGGCAGCTGTTTGCAAGTCAACGCTTCGAGAAACCGATGGACGAGCGCAAACGCCGCTGACAATTCGTGCGCTCGCCCAGGCATACCCGACAAAGAAACCCGTGGTGCTTGCCACGGGCGCGCATTCATCCGAGGGTTCGCGTCAGGCCGCTTCCAGTTCGCCGGCTGACTGCACCAGCAAGCCGGCAACATAGTCCATGAAGGAAACCCACGCTTCCACAACGAACGTATCCGGACCGGTGCGCCAGACCATCACGGGCGATTTGTGGAAGATCGTGCGTGAAACCGTGCCGACGGGAAACGCATCGAGCGAAAAATCGATGAAGATGCCCGTGTTGAGCAACCAGACCGCTTTTTCACCGCTCACGATGATCGCTTCGGAACGCTCCGATATGTCCACGAGCGCATGCGGCTGGTCCTTGAGCCCGGATTCGATTGCCTCGAAAACGGAGCCCAGATCGTCTTCCGGTGCCAGAAGCGTCCACTCGTCCGGCCCCATCCAGAGCGCGGCGCGCTTGTCTCCCAGCTCACAGGACATCGGTTTGGTTGGCAATGCGGCACCAAAGGCGCTGCCGGCATCATCAAGAGACGCAGGCCTCGCCCGGAAGGAGAGCCGTGTCACCGGTGCCGCCTTGAGGATAGAAACATCGCCCAGGCTCAGGAGCGGGTCTGCCCCGGCGTCGTCGGTGATCAGGTCATTGGCCAGAACTTCAGACATTGATCCGCGCTCCTTCCTTGTCATAGAACACCGGACCGGTCACCTCGACCGGGATGCTGCCGTCCGGCATCGGAACATAAAGTGTCTTGCCCTCGAGGGCATGACCGTTCTTGACGACGGCCAGGGCAATCGTCCGGTCAAGCGCAGGACTGAAATAGGACGAGGTGACATGACCTTCTGCCGGCGTACCCGTCGCCGGGTTTTCGGCGGTGGTTATCTGCGCACCTTCCTCGAGTTTCACCTTCGGGTCCTTGGTGAGCAGCCCGACGAATTGCTTCCGGTTTTCCGCCACGAGATCAGGCCGATCCAGCCCGCGTTTGCCGACAAAATCGAATTTCTTCTTGCCGATGGCCCAGGTCATGCCGGCATCCTGCGGCGTCACGGTTCCGTCCGTGTCCTGACCGACAATGATGTAGCCTTTTTCCGCGCGCAGGACGTGCATGGTTTCGGTTCCATACGTGGTGCCGGCATGCTTTTCGATCTCCTTTGCCAGCGTCTCCCACATCATCTTGCCCTGCCGGCGCGGCACGTTGATTTCGAAACCGAGTTCTCCTGTGAAGGAAATTCTGAAGAGGCGGCAGGGAACGCCGCAGAATGTGGCCTCCCTGACGCTCATGTGCGGAAACGCCTCGTTGGAAAGGTCGACACCTTCGAGGAACGGGGCAATGACATCGCGTGCCTTCGGTCCCTGAACGGCGGCAACCGCGTATTGTTCCGTCGTTGATGTGATCCACACGTCGAGATCTGGCCATTCGGTCTGAAGATAATCTTCCATGGTCGCGAATACGCTTGGCGCGCCACCGGTCGTGGTGGTGACGTGAAAGCGG
This region of uncultured Roseibium sp. genomic DNA includes:
- a CDS encoding sarcosine oxidase subunit gamma family protein; amino-acid sequence: MSEVLANDLITDDAGADPLLSLGDVSILKAAPVTRLSFRARPASLDDAGSAFGAALPTKPMSCELGDKRAALWMGPDEWTLLAPEDDLGSVFEAIESGLKDQPHALVDISERSEAIIVSGEKAVWLLNTGIFIDFSLDAFPVGTVSRTIFHKSPVMVWRTGPDTFVVEAWVSFMDYVAGLLVQSAGELEAA
- a CDS encoding endonuclease/exonuclease/phosphatase family protein; the protein is MLKIGSYNIQKAIGVDARRRPERTLKVIRELDCDVLALQEADKRFGPRESTLDRVTILSETGYRPVPFSENGKSLGWHGNAILVRDSIGIVDFRKLELPTLEPRGAVAVDLEIGGEKFRVAAMHLSLLGHFRKKQISSLMHQLHENLDYLPTVLIGDLNEWRDTARSLKLLEERYEVTTPGKSFPSPLPVGSLDRIITSPEFTVEKAGVHKSRTARVASDHLPVWAHLSLEASGHLSVSAKRSSEEIS
- a CDS encoding NUDIX hydrolase, translated to MSLSRSFARGDKSWLQGLWGLFYRPARLQIAALCMRPGKTETEILLVSTRDTGRLILPKGWPEADRQDHETAVTEAYEEAGVVGQADPHALGTFSSYKGRSDGSKVRTRVLVFKLQFEKQLSKFPELGQRQCLWLPFSEAVEQANENSLKRFLRRHRAEIA
- a CDS encoding nitrilase-related carbon-nitrogen hydrolase, whose amino-acid sequence is MTNYPIALWSFNLGRAPASVDALARAIKDEMRKAAEAGAKLLMLPEYFIECCLAFKPAGLPPDREMAFLADVGNDLLNLLAPLPQEHGISVLVGTVPVKTDAGITNTAFLLTADGRRIRQDKLCLTPFEQDPDTWNLTPGNQLAVFELDGLKMAILICLDVEMPALSCLLAKADLDLILVPSMTEKLSGYHRVYGCAKARAVELMCAVAVCGVVGVAKGTTQNDSSVSGAALYVPCEETLGFTGIAAEIAATDGTNSEEPFLTCAVPLKELDELKAGKAEVWPGAWSAEAVSIVGNALR